One Candidatus Methylomirabilis sp. genomic window carries:
- a CDS encoding DUF47 domain-containing protein, whose product MFRLIPREEKFFDLFEQAAGNILAGAQALEQLIEAGGSDPAAVQKVEDLEHQGDRITHEIIRKLHRSFITPIDREDIHGLTKALDDCLDLIWAVAARTSLFRITETPPEARRLARLIADSCGELTKAIRALREMRDMIPSCVEIHRLENEADDLARAAIARLFEGGHSPIDVIKWKEIYETMETATDRCEDAANIVEGIFLKNA is encoded by the coding sequence ATGTTCCGCCTGATCCCGCGTGAGGAGAAGTTCTTCGACCTGTTCGAGCAGGCCGCCGGCAACATCCTGGCGGGGGCGCAGGCCCTGGAGCAGCTCATCGAGGCCGGCGGGAGCGACCCGGCCGCCGTCCAGAAGGTGGAGGATCTGGAGCACCAGGGGGACCGGATCACCCATGAGATCATCCGGAAGCTCCACCGGAGCTTCATCACGCCCATCGATCGGGAGGACATTCATGGCCTCACAAAGGCCCTCGACGACTGCCTCGATCTCATCTGGGCGGTCGCCGCGCGGACGAGCCTCTTCAGGATCACCGAGACCCCGCCCGAGGCACGGCGCCTGGCCCGCCTGATCGCCGACTCCTGCGGCGAACTCACCAAGGCCATCCGTGCCCTCCGAGAGATGAGGGACATGATTCCTTCCTGCGTGGAGATCCACCGGCTGGAAAACGAGGCGGACGACCTGGCGCGGGCCGCGATCGCCCGCCTCTTCGAGGGGGGGCACAGCCCCATCGACGTGATCAAGTGGAAGGAAATCTACGAGACCATGGAGACGGCAACCGACCGGTGCGAGGATGCGGCGAACATCGTGGAGGGGATCTTCCTGAAGAACGCCTGA
- a CDS encoding DedA family protein: MTGLLETGVRLLTEALAATGYPGIVVAMALESACIPLPSEVIMPFAGFLAAQGRFSLWGTALAGAAGCALGSAGAYWVGARGGRAALLRYGRWILISPAEVERADRFFARYGSAATFLARLLPVIRTFISLPAGVARMPFWPFLFYAFAGSLPWSYALAWAGFILGEHWEQVAGFLRPFEGAILVGLVGLTAWFLWHRLRPRRAR; encoded by the coding sequence GTGACCGGCCTCCTCGAGACCGGCGTCCGCCTTCTGACGGAGGCGCTGGCCGCCACGGGTTACCCGGGGATCGTGGTCGCCATGGCCCTGGAGAGCGCCTGCATCCCCCTCCCCAGCGAGGTCATCATGCCCTTCGCCGGCTTCCTGGCCGCCCAGGGGCGGTTCAGCCTGTGGGGGACCGCTCTCGCCGGGGCGGCGGGCTGCGCGCTCGGCTCCGCCGGCGCCTACTGGGTCGGGGCCCGGGGGGGACGAGCGGCTCTGCTCCGCTACGGGCGGTGGATCTTGATCAGCCCAGCGGAAGTGGAGCGGGCAGACCGGTTCTTCGCCCGCTACGGCTCCGCGGCCACGTTCCTCGCCCGCCTGCTGCCGGTGATCCGGACCTTCATCTCGCTGCCCGCCGGGGTGGCGCGCATGCCCTTCTGGCCCTTTCTCTTCTACGCCTTCGCCGGCTCCCTCCCCTGGTCCTACGCCCTGGCCTGGGCGGGATTCATCCTGGGGGAGCACTGGGAGCAGGTGGCGGGCTTCCTCCGGCCGTTCGAGGGGGCCATCCTGGTCGGCCTGGTGGGACTGACCGCCTGGTTCCTCTGGCACCGGCTCCGGCCGCGGCGGGCCCGCTGA
- a CDS encoding ExbD/TolR family protein has translation MLSTPHPARRDRRLLSEINVTPLVDVTLVLLIIFMVTTPMLQRGTDVELPRSRTGAVKAEDRLTLTLARDRRVYLNDQEVPPQALAARLRAAAAARPDRILYFRGDATVPYGTVVEVMDAVKAAGFESVGMITERTANAP, from the coding sequence ATGCTCTCGACCCCGCATCCGGCCCGCCGCGACCGCCGCCTCCTCTCCGAGATCAACGTCACGCCCCTGGTGGACGTGACGCTCGTCCTGCTGATCATCTTCATGGTGACCACCCCCATGCTCCAGCGGGGCACGGACGTGGAGCTCCCCCGCTCCCGAACGGGGGCCGTGAAGGCAGAGGACCGCCTCACCCTGACGCTCGCCCGGGACCGCCGGGTCTACCTCAACGACCAGGAGGTGCCTCCCCAGGCGCTGGCCGCCCGGCTGCGGGCAGCGGCAGCCGCCCGTCCGGACCGCATCCTCTACTTCCGGGGGGACGCCACCGTCCCGTACGGGACGGTCGTCGAGGTGATGGACGCGGTGAAGGCGGCCGGCTTCGAGAGCGTGGGGATGATCACCGAGCGCACGGCGAACGCCCCGTGA
- a CDS encoding MotA/TolQ/ExbB proton channel family protein, with product MFGQGALQLLLRGGATLFILAACSVYSLAAILERILAYRRVAKHVAALRAEVEEALAAGKVAEARAACEARAGHPVAAVFAAGLAALQRALEGRFGLTPGPDLGATLEAIRGATARETADQIAGLERRLPSLATLGNVSPFIGLFGTVLGIIRAFEAIAATGAGGLAVVSAGIAEALVATAAGLFVAIPAVIAYNTFVGRVKAFAQEMDRAGQVVVEAALREATR from the coding sequence ATGTTCGGCCAGGGCGCCCTCCAGCTCCTCCTCCGGGGTGGCGCGACCCTGTTCATCCTGGCTGCCTGTTCCGTCTATTCCCTGGCCGCCATCCTGGAGCGAATCCTCGCCTACCGGAGGGTCGCCAAGCATGTCGCGGCCCTGCGGGCGGAAGTGGAGGAGGCCCTCGCGGCGGGGAAGGTGGCGGAAGCGCGCGCCGCCTGCGAGGCGCGGGCCGGGCACCCGGTGGCGGCCGTCTTCGCGGCCGGGCTGGCGGCGCTCCAGCGGGCGCTCGAGGGCCGCTTCGGCCTCACCCCGGGGCCGGACCTCGGGGCCACCCTGGAGGCCATCAGAGGGGCCACGGCCCGGGAGACGGCTGACCAGATCGCCGGCCTGGAGCGCCGCCTCCCCTCGCTCGCCACGCTGGGAAACGTGAGCCCCTTCATCGGCCTCTTCGGCACGGTGCTGGGGATCATCCGGGCCTTCGAGGCCATCGCCGCCACCGGGGCGGGTGGGCTCGCCGTGGTCTCCGCCGGCATCGCCGAGGCGCTGGTCGCCACGGCGGCCGGTCTCTTCGTTGCGATCCCCGCGGTCATCGCGTATAACACCTTCGTCGGCCGGGTCAAGGCCTTCGCGCAGGAAATGGACCGGGCGGGGCAGGTCGTGGTGGAGGCCGCCCTGCGGGAGGCCACCCGGTAG
- a CDS encoding D-alanine--D-alanine ligase family protein, whose amino-acid sequence MAERLRVGVIFGGRSGEHEVSLASAASVVAAMDRARYEPVLLYITKGGTWHRVEAVPATPGQPEGGRLALSPDPGPPAFATVTADRAFRAMPLALDVAFPVLHGTYGEDGTVQGLLELLDLPYVGAGVLASALGMDKALMKGAFRQAGLPMVEYEVLQARRWEENPDGCLTALARRFPFPCFVKPANLGSSVGISKAVDGASLRAALTAAARYDRKLIVERGVDAREIEVSVLGNETPEASVPGEIVPAREWYDYQAKYTPGGAEAKIPAPLPARVAEEFRALALQAYAAIDCAGMGRVDFLLERGTDRIYVNEINTIPGFTATSVYPKLWEASGLSYPALLDRLIGLALDRHRERGRRTTSYEPGRG is encoded by the coding sequence ATGGCTGAGCGCCTGCGGGTGGGGGTGATCTTCGGCGGCCGCTCCGGCGAGCACGAGGTCTCGCTCGCCTCGGCGGCGTCCGTCGTGGCCGCCATGGACCGGGCCCGTTACGAACCGGTCCTGCTCTACATCACCAAGGGCGGGACGTGGCACCGGGTGGAGGCGGTGCCGGCCACCCCCGGCCAGCCGGAGGGGGGACGCCTCGCGCTCTCCCCCGACCCCGGCCCCCCGGCCTTCGCCACGGTGACGGCGGATCGCGCGTTCCGGGCCATGCCCCTCGCCCTGGATGTGGCCTTCCCGGTCCTGCACGGGACCTACGGGGAGGACGGGACCGTCCAGGGATTGCTCGAACTCCTGGACCTCCCGTACGTGGGCGCGGGGGTGCTCGCCTCGGCCCTCGGCATGGACAAGGCCCTGATGAAGGGAGCCTTCCGGCAGGCGGGGTTGCCCATGGTGGAGTACGAGGTGCTGCAAGCCCGCCGGTGGGAGGAGAACCCGGACGGCTGCCTCACGGCCCTGGCCCGCCGCTTCCCCTTTCCCTGCTTCGTCAAGCCGGCCAACCTGGGGTCCAGCGTCGGCATCAGCAAGGCCGTGGATGGGGCAAGCCTGCGGGCCGCCCTCACCGCGGCTGCCCGCTACGACCGGAAGCTGATCGTGGAGCGGGGCGTGGACGCCCGAGAGATCGAAGTCAGCGTCCTCGGGAACGAGACCCCTGAGGCCTCGGTCCCGGGCGAGATCGTCCCCGCCCGGGAGTGGTACGACTACCAGGCCAAGTACACCCCCGGAGGGGCCGAGGCGAAGATCCCGGCGCCGCTCCCCGCCCGGGTCGCCGAGGAATTCCGGGCGCTGGCCCTCCAGGCGTACGCCGCCATCGACTGCGCCGGCATGGGCCGGGTCGATTTCCTCCTGGAGCGGGGGACGGACCGGATCTACGTGAACGAGATCAACACGATCCCCGGTTTCACCGCGACCTCGGTCTATCCCAAGCTCTGGGAGGCCAGCGGCCTCTCCTACCCCGCCCTGCTCGACCGGCTCATCGGACTGGCCCTGGACCGCCACCGAGAGCGGGGCCGGCGGACGACCTCCTACGAGCCGGGGCGCGGATGA